Proteins encoded in a region of the Nonomuraea helvata genome:
- a CDS encoding PadR family transcriptional regulator — protein MSVPLALLGLLERQPSHGYDLKRDYDTYFGGGKSLPFGQVYSTLARLTRDGKITAGQSEPGDGPDRKRYAITPVGTSEVEAWLAEPVAAEPYLQTVFFTKVVLALMLGRDAAGYLDAQRATHLRRMRELTEIRREGTLVDTLLADHALFRLEADLRWIDVTQARLEALAETVRNR, from the coding sequence ATGAGCGTCCCTCTAGCACTGCTCGGCCTTCTCGAGCGGCAGCCGAGCCACGGATACGACCTGAAACGCGACTACGACACCTACTTCGGCGGGGGAAAGTCGCTCCCCTTCGGCCAGGTGTACTCCACGCTCGCCCGCCTGACCCGCGACGGCAAGATCACCGCGGGGCAGAGCGAGCCGGGCGACGGCCCCGACCGCAAGCGCTACGCCATCACCCCGGTCGGCACGAGCGAGGTCGAGGCGTGGCTGGCCGAGCCGGTCGCGGCCGAGCCGTACCTGCAGACGGTGTTCTTCACCAAGGTCGTGCTGGCGCTGATGCTGGGCCGCGACGCGGCGGGCTACCTGGACGCCCAGCGCGCGACGCATCTGCGGCGCATGCGGGAGCTGACGGAGATCAGGCGCGAAGGCACGCTGGTGGACACGCTCCTCGCCGACCACGCCCTGTTCCGCCTCGAAGCCGACCTGCGGTGGATCGACGTCACCCAGGCCCGGCTCGAGGCGCTGGCGGAGACGGTGCGCAACCGATGA
- a CDS encoding ABC transporter ATP-binding protein — MIVNALLRAEGISRSFGSTPALREASLSVTAGEVLAIMGPSGSGKSTLLHCLAGIFTPDSGEVWFDGRRLDTLDDSRRSELRRTAFGFVFQFGQLVPELTVTDNVALPLLLGRARRKDAYERAASWLERLELAGLGGRRTAELSGGQAQRVAIARALVTRPRVIFADEPTGALDSLTGEHVMDQLVGLAREEGAAVIVVTHDARVAACADREVVVRDGKVTDPYASGIVR, encoded by the coding sequence ATGATCGTCAACGCTCTGCTGCGGGCCGAGGGGATCAGCCGCTCCTTCGGCAGCACGCCCGCGCTGCGGGAGGCCAGCCTGTCGGTGACCGCGGGCGAGGTGCTGGCCATCATGGGGCCGAGCGGCTCCGGCAAGTCGACGCTGCTGCACTGCCTGGCCGGGATCTTCACCCCGGACAGCGGCGAGGTCTGGTTCGACGGGCGGCGGCTGGACACGCTGGACGACAGTCGCCGCAGCGAGCTGCGGCGCACCGCCTTCGGTTTCGTCTTCCAGTTCGGCCAGCTGGTGCCCGAGCTGACCGTGACCGACAACGTGGCGCTGCCGCTGCTGCTCGGCCGCGCCAGGCGCAAGGACGCCTACGAGCGGGCCGCCTCCTGGCTGGAGCGGCTGGAGCTGGCCGGCCTGGGCGGCCGGCGTACCGCGGAGCTGTCCGGCGGGCAGGCGCAGCGGGTGGCCATCGCCAGAGCGCTGGTCACGCGGCCGCGGGTGATCTTCGCCGACGAGCCGACCGGCGCGCTCGACTCGCTCACCGGCGAGCACGTGATGGACCAGCTGGTGGGCCTGGCCCGCGAGGAGGGCGCCGCCGTGATCGTGGTGACGCACGACGCCCGGGTCGCCGCCTGCGCCGACCGGGAGGTCGTCGTGCGCGACGGCAAGGTGACCGACCCGTACGCCAGTGGGATCGTCCGATGA
- a CDS encoding FtsX-like permease family protein → MISLGLRLSVRSGRETAARLALIVAGVAVGVAVLLATLSLFNAFQATYDRPCWECTQGTAPSGWALDATADGALWNLREDYYAGRMIKRLDAAALGARAPVIPGLPGMPAPGRYYASPALARLLDSAPREQLADRFPGERAGLIGHAALSGPDELAIVVGRTPQEVAAMIGTRQVDTVATEPAVDDSAEVYQVGFGIAAIGLIVPLLVLVGTATRLAAARREGRFAAIRLVGATSRQINVLAAVDAALGALLGALAGVVLFQLVRPAVAEVRITGSRFFPELAVPSPSQYAAVLACVPLVSAGAALWSLRRVRISPLGVARKAAPPPPKAWRVIPLLAGLGLFAGPAFKEGKPDALLADTGIALIMVGLVLAGPWLTMLAARLAARLTRGAATLLAAQRLAADPKTAFRSVSGLVLAVFIGTTIAALVPTVVKGQQAVAGGTLNGVLGATLYRPGIEGLSPRAGADLLARLRADPGVDVLPIYARADLDKLRPTPDGPPPATSVVECSGLARFPVLGRCPAGAQAVLGRFDRIVGADNPLTIDRLLPLAGPASESTSATGLELRAVMVRAGDTATLERLRTLLAGYTAEAPMTFAEIAQVRADLYVRAENIALAMVALTLVAGACSLVVAVGGGLVERRQPFTLLRLAGTPIRTLATVVLLESALPLVLAAVLAAGAGFGVAEPFIDQLAMKGASLAMPGPVYFASLGGGLAASLLVILTALPLLRRMTAPDNARFE, encoded by the coding sequence ATGATCTCGCTGGGTCTGCGGTTGTCGGTGCGCAGCGGCAGGGAGACGGCGGCCCGGCTGGCGCTGATCGTGGCCGGGGTGGCGGTCGGCGTCGCGGTGCTGCTGGCCACGCTGTCGCTGTTCAACGCCTTCCAGGCCACCTACGACCGGCCCTGCTGGGAGTGCACGCAGGGCACGGCGCCCAGCGGCTGGGCCCTGGACGCCACCGCCGACGGCGCGCTGTGGAACCTCCGCGAGGACTACTACGCGGGCCGGATGATCAAGAGGCTCGACGCCGCCGCGCTCGGCGCCCGGGCGCCGGTCATCCCCGGCCTGCCGGGGATGCCCGCCCCCGGCCGCTATTACGCCTCGCCCGCGCTGGCCAGGCTGCTGGACTCGGCGCCGCGCGAGCAGCTCGCCGACCGCTTCCCCGGGGAGCGCGCGGGCCTGATCGGCCACGCGGCGCTGTCCGGCCCCGACGAGCTGGCCATCGTGGTGGGACGGACGCCGCAGGAGGTCGCCGCCATGATCGGCACCCGGCAGGTCGACACCGTCGCCACCGAGCCCGCGGTCGACGACAGCGCGGAGGTCTACCAGGTCGGGTTCGGCATCGCCGCGATCGGGCTGATCGTCCCGCTGCTGGTGCTGGTGGGCACCGCCACCCGCCTGGCCGCCGCCCGCCGCGAGGGGCGTTTCGCGGCGATCAGGCTGGTCGGCGCCACCTCCCGGCAGATCAACGTCCTCGCCGCGGTGGACGCCGCGCTGGGCGCGCTGCTCGGCGCGCTGGCCGGTGTCGTGCTCTTCCAGCTCGTACGCCCGGCCGTCGCCGAGGTGCGGATCACCGGTTCGCGCTTCTTCCCCGAGCTGGCCGTCCCGAGCCCCAGCCAGTACGCGGCCGTGCTCGCCTGCGTGCCGCTCGTCTCGGCCGGCGCCGCCCTGTGGTCGCTGCGCCGGGTCCGGATCTCACCGCTCGGCGTGGCCAGGAAGGCCGCCCCGCCGCCGCCGAAGGCGTGGCGGGTGATCCCGCTGCTGGCCGGGCTGGGGCTGTTCGCAGGTCCGGCGTTCAAGGAGGGCAAACCCGACGCTTTGCTGGCCGACACCGGGATCGCGCTCATCATGGTCGGGCTCGTGCTGGCCGGGCCGTGGCTGACGATGCTGGCCGCCCGCCTGGCCGCCCGGCTGACCCGTGGCGCGGCGACGCTGCTGGCCGCGCAGCGCCTGGCCGCCGACCCGAAGACCGCCTTCAGGTCGGTGAGCGGGCTGGTGCTGGCGGTGTTCATCGGCACGACGATCGCGGCCCTCGTCCCCACGGTGGTCAAGGGCCAGCAGGCCGTGGCCGGCGGCACGCTCAACGGCGTGCTGGGCGCCACGCTCTACCGGCCGGGCATCGAGGGGCTGTCACCGCGGGCGGGGGCGGACCTGCTGGCCCGGCTGCGCGCCGACCCCGGCGTGGACGTACTGCCGATCTACGCCAGGGCGGACCTGGACAAGCTCCGCCCGACGCCTGACGGCCCGCCGCCCGCGACCTCCGTCGTCGAGTGCTCGGGCCTGGCCCGCTTCCCCGTGCTCGGCCGGTGCCCCGCGGGCGCGCAGGCCGTGCTGGGCCGATTCGACCGGATCGTCGGCGCCGACAACCCGCTCACCATCGACAGGCTCCTCCCGCTGGCCGGCCCCGCCAGCGAGTCCACTTCCGCGACGGGGCTCGAGCTGAGAGCCGTCATGGTCCGCGCGGGCGACACGGCGACACTGGAGCGGCTGCGTACGCTGCTGGCCGGCTACACCGCCGAAGCCCCGATGACCTTCGCCGAGATCGCCCAGGTCAGAGCCGACCTGTACGTCCGGGCGGAGAACATCGCGCTGGCCATGGTGGCGCTCACCCTGGTCGCCGGCGCCTGCAGCCTCGTGGTGGCGGTCGGCGGTGGCCTGGTGGAGCGCAGGCAGCCGTTCACGCTGCTGCGGCTGGCCGGCACGCCCATCCGCACCCTGGCCACGGTGGTGCTGTTGGAGTCGGCGCTGCCGCTCGTGCTGGCCGCCGTGCTCGCCGCCGGCGCCGGCTTCGGCGTGGCCGAGCCGTTCATCGACCAGCTCGCGATGAAGGGCGCCTCTCTGGCGATGCCCGGGCCCGTCTACTTCGCCTCCCTGGGCGGCGGCCTGGCCGCCTCCCTCCTGGTGATCCTCACGGCCCTGCCGCTGCTCCGGCGCATGACCGCGCCCGACAACGCGCGTTTCGAATAG
- a CDS encoding penicillin acylase family protein, translating into MKHILTALALVAAALVALRPGAPALAADGRYSAEIRRTEYGLPHVSAKDYGGLGFGYGYAFAQDNLCVLASWVVTLRGERSRYFGPKADSDDPVRPVANLVSDVYYKSVADSGVVRRLLTQPPPVGPSDELRRLVDGYVAGYNRYLEQTGAANLPDPTCRGKSWVGPITATDIWNNILDLDRMASGSQLKEFIVGEAEAEGAQPGPAPGSNAWALGRRATRDGHGMLLADPHFPWNGIRRFYQVQLTIPGVLDVSGGSLYGMPVVQIGHNATVAWTHTVSHAQRFTLYRLDLVDPTSYRVDGRTEPMGRQQMEVTLQDGTVVEHTLLTSRYGPVLAAGHTDKVAYALADVNAANLRAADEWLAMAKSRNLAELKAAQAAHQGMAFVHTLATDAGGTAYFADASVVPHVTDAQAERCAKPSPIPGLEEYVLDGSTSACLWGKDRDAVVPGIFGPASQPRLTRADYVANSNNTSWMTNPSAPLTGYPRVWGKARTDLEPRPRVSLDMIAQRLSGTDGLGAPGFTLETLQATSQGKRNYTFELMRPDLLKLCRTDSEPTASDGTQVDVGEACRTLAAWDGRATLDGEGAVLWREFFTRLERPTKPGDPVYSPWRVPFDPEHPLTTPRGLKHDDPVVRQALADAVLYFQTNGIPLTLTPGRAQHYSSIPIPGCTEGEGCFDRVRMRGRLGADGRYPEVDTGSSFMMAVELTPDGPRTRTILTYSLSTNPSSPHHTDQTALFSRGQWVTERFTEAEIAADPKLTTATVRG; encoded by the coding sequence ATGAAACACATCCTGACCGCGCTGGCCCTGGTCGCCGCCGCCCTGGTGGCGTTACGCCCCGGCGCGCCGGCCCTGGCGGCGGACGGCCGCTACTCCGCCGAGATCCGCCGTACCGAGTACGGCCTGCCCCACGTGTCCGCCAAGGACTACGGCGGGCTCGGATTCGGGTACGGCTACGCCTTCGCGCAGGACAACCTCTGCGTGCTGGCCTCCTGGGTGGTGACCCTGCGGGGCGAGCGGTCCAGGTACTTCGGCCCCAAGGCGGACTCCGACGACCCGGTCCGGCCGGTCGCCAACCTGGTCAGCGACGTCTACTACAAGAGCGTCGCCGACTCCGGCGTCGTGCGCCGACTGCTGACCCAGCCGCCGCCGGTGGGCCCGAGCGACGAGCTGCGCCGGCTCGTCGACGGCTACGTCGCCGGGTACAACCGCTATCTGGAGCAGACCGGGGCCGCGAACCTGCCGGACCCCACCTGCCGGGGCAAGAGCTGGGTCGGCCCCATCACCGCCACCGACATCTGGAACAACATCCTCGACCTCGACCGCATGGCGAGCGGCTCCCAGCTCAAGGAGTTCATCGTCGGAGAGGCCGAGGCCGAGGGGGCGCAGCCGGGGCCCGCTCCGGGCAGCAACGCCTGGGCGCTCGGCCGCCGCGCGACCCGTGACGGCCACGGCATGCTGCTGGCCGACCCGCACTTCCCCTGGAACGGGATCCGCCGCTTCTACCAGGTGCAGCTGACCATCCCCGGCGTGCTCGACGTCTCCGGCGGCAGCCTGTACGGCATGCCGGTCGTCCAGATCGGTCACAACGCGACCGTGGCCTGGACGCACACCGTCTCCCACGCCCAGCGCTTCACCCTCTACCGGCTCGACCTCGTGGACCCCACGAGCTACCGCGTGGACGGCCGGACCGAGCCGATGGGCCGCCAGCAGATGGAGGTCACCCTGCAGGACGGCACCGTCGTGGAGCACACGCTCCTCACCTCACGCTACGGCCCGGTGCTGGCCGCCGGCCACACCGACAAGGTCGCCTACGCGCTGGCCGACGTCAACGCCGCCAACCTGCGCGCGGCCGACGAGTGGCTGGCGATGGCGAAGTCGCGGAACCTCGCCGAGCTGAAGGCCGCCCAGGCCGCGCACCAGGGCATGGCGTTCGTCCACACGCTCGCCACCGACGCCGGCGGGACCGCCTACTTCGCCGACGCCTCGGTGGTCCCCCATGTCACCGACGCCCAGGCGGAGCGCTGCGCCAAGCCGTCGCCCATCCCGGGCCTGGAGGAGTACGTCCTGGACGGCTCGACCTCCGCGTGCCTGTGGGGCAAGGACCGCGACGCCGTCGTCCCCGGCATCTTCGGGCCGGCGAGCCAGCCGAGGCTGACCCGCGCCGACTACGTGGCCAACTCCAACAACACCTCCTGGATGACGAACCCGTCGGCGCCGCTGACCGGCTACCCGCGCGTGTGGGGCAAGGCGCGCACCGACCTGGAGCCGCGCCCCCGCGTCAGCCTGGACATGATCGCCCAGCGGCTGTCCGGGACCGACGGACTCGGCGCTCCCGGTTTCACCTTGGAGACGCTGCAGGCCACCTCGCAGGGCAAGCGCAACTACACCTTCGAGCTCATGCGCCCGGACCTGCTGAAGCTGTGCCGTACTGACTCCGAGCCGACCGCCTCCGACGGCACGCAGGTCGACGTGGGCGAGGCCTGCCGGACGCTGGCCGCCTGGGATGGGCGCGCCACCCTGGACGGAGAGGGGGCCGTCCTGTGGCGTGAGTTCTTCACCCGGCTCGAGCGTCCGACCAAGCCGGGAGACCCCGTGTACAGCCCGTGGCGGGTGCCGTTCGATCCCGAGCATCCGCTGACCACCCCGCGGGGCCTGAAGCACGACGACCCGGTGGTGCGCCAGGCCCTGGCCGACGCCGTGCTCTACTTCCAGACCAACGGCATCCCCCTGACCCTCACCCCTGGCCGGGCGCAGCATTACTCCTCGATCCCGATTCCCGGCTGCACCGAAGGCGAGGGCTGCTTCGACAGGGTGCGCATGCGCGGCCGGCTCGGCGCCGACGGCCGCTACCCGGAGGTGGACACCGGTTCGAGCTTCATGATGGCCGTCGAGCTCACCCCGGACGGCCCCCGTACGCGGACCATCCTGACCTATTCGCTCTCCACCAACCCGAGCTCGCCGCACCACACCGACCAGACGGCCCTGTTCTCGCGCGGCCAGTGGGTCACCGAGCGTTTCACCGAGGCCGAGATCGCCGCCGACCCGAAGCTGACCACGGCCACGGTGCGCGGGTGA